From Arcticibacter tournemirensis, one genomic window encodes:
- a CDS encoding TolC family protein, with protein MNRITNKFLVLAAVLVLSGIKGLNAQTVQLTLKDALNYALKNNENVRKARLDIEGGKAKTNEVRAQALPQITGSASINDNLLLQKSPIPGEIFGRPGETIFVAFGQKYNTTASAQLSQQLFNQSVFTGLKAARAGEDYYNLNAALSEENMLQQVASSYYQVLVSREKMAVIDTNINSLVRIEKTVADQFRNGLARKIDLDRVKVNLTNLRTQRQELENGVIQQENLLKFYIGMPINNTILIPQAQLSAIPAEASGMADELNVADLTQYRLIKKQEELLNYQKKAYQAEYIPKLSFNTNFVYTGFGNKFDLLRSNSTTQWAKASALTLNLSIPIFDGFARKSRVKQAEIDLLKAQEDIRNTTQSLNLAHDNATIQIKNSISTIKAQVENMKLAQEVYASTQNNYHNGLATLTDLLDAENSLVSAQNSYTQALLNYKLAEIQLLKSKGNIKSLLN; from the coding sequence ATGAACAGAATAACAAATAAATTTTTAGTACTCGCAGCGGTACTGGTACTATCCGGCATCAAAGGACTGAATGCTCAGACAGTACAATTAACCCTGAAAGATGCGTTGAATTACGCGCTCAAGAACAACGAAAACGTAAGGAAAGCAAGGCTGGATATAGAAGGTGGAAAAGCTAAAACGAACGAAGTAAGGGCTCAGGCGCTTCCTCAGATAACCGGGTCAGCAAGCATTAACGACAACCTGTTACTTCAGAAGAGTCCTATCCCTGGAGAAATCTTCGGGCGACCGGGGGAAACGATTTTTGTAGCGTTTGGCCAAAAGTATAATACCACGGCATCGGCACAACTAAGCCAGCAGTTATTCAACCAGTCTGTCTTTACAGGTTTGAAGGCAGCGAGGGCTGGTGAGGACTACTACAACCTTAATGCAGCGTTGAGCGAAGAAAACATGCTACAACAGGTAGCGTCTTCCTATTATCAGGTACTCGTATCAAGAGAAAAAATGGCCGTGATTGACACAAATATCAACTCTCTTGTCAGAATTGAAAAGACAGTTGCCGATCAGTTCAGGAATGGGCTGGCCAGAAAAATCGACCTCGATCGGGTGAAGGTAAATCTTACCAATCTGCGCACTCAACGCCAGGAGCTCGAGAACGGTGTAATACAGCAGGAAAACCTACTTAAGTTTTATATTGGCATGCCAATTAACAATACCATCCTTATACCTCAGGCTCAGTTGTCGGCTATCCCTGCCGAGGCGAGCGGGATGGCAGATGAATTGAATGTTGCAGACCTGACGCAGTATCGTTTAATTAAAAAGCAGGAGGAGCTACTCAATTATCAGAAGAAGGCATATCAGGCTGAGTATATTCCGAAGCTGTCATTTAATACCAATTTTGTTTATACAGGGTTCGGGAACAAGTTCGATTTACTGAGAAGCAACAGTACCACACAATGGGCCAAGGCATCTGCGTTAACATTAAACCTGTCAATACCTATTTTTGACGGTTTTGCCAGAAAGTCGAGGGTAAAACAGGCTGAAATCGACCTGCTGAAAGCGCAGGAAGATATCAGAAATACTACTCAATCATTAAACCTGGCTCATGATAACGCCACAATACAGATAAAAAACAGTATAAGCACCATAAAAGCGCAGGTGGAAAACATGAAGCTCGCACAAGAGGTGTATGCAAGTACGCAAAATAATTACCATAACGGATTAGCCACCCTAACAGACCTTCTTGATGCAGAAAACTCACTTGTGAGTGCCCAAAACAGTTACACGCAGGCTCTGCTTAATTATAAACTGGCCGAAATCCAGTTGTTAAAATCTAAAGGTAATATCAAATCACTATTAAACTAA
- a CDS encoding efflux RND transporter periplasmic adaptor subunit, translating into MKKRSIITVIVVVLVLALIAWVLQNNKKSNQAKTAVVAEGNTGAVAVKTETAKTGTVDLDFSANGNFAANQDLTLSAENSGRVTRITVDEGDHVQRGQVVARIDDELLSVEAQAAQANYQNAVRDLERYESSFKTGGVTQQQVDAMRLNVRNALARVQTAKRKSNDADIKAPISGIVNKRFIEKGSFVSPGTQLFEIVDLSKLKLKVTANETQVVNLKVGDRVKITSKVFPEKEFTGKISFIAPKADNSLNFPVEIEVSNNSGNELKAGMYGTAVFDLPQQRPVITVPRTAFAGSVNSNKVFVLDGSTARSRNVTPGRIAGERVEILEGLKEGETVITSGQVNLTDGTQVQAVK; encoded by the coding sequence ATGAAAAAGAGAAGTATAATAACAGTAATAGTAGTTGTCCTTGTACTGGCTTTAATTGCCTGGGTGTTGCAGAACAATAAAAAGAGCAACCAGGCGAAGACGGCGGTCGTTGCCGAAGGCAATACAGGTGCCGTAGCCGTGAAGACTGAAACAGCCAAAACGGGCACGGTTGATCTCGACTTTAGTGCAAACGGCAATTTTGCCGCCAATCAGGATTTAACGCTATCTGCCGAAAACTCCGGAAGAGTAACACGTATTACTGTAGATGAAGGCGACCATGTACAGCGTGGTCAGGTCGTTGCACGCATCGACGACGAACTGCTTTCTGTAGAAGCCCAGGCCGCTCAGGCAAATTATCAGAATGCGGTACGCGACCTTGAACGGTACGAAAGCTCATTTAAGACCGGCGGAGTGACACAGCAACAGGTAGATGCTATGCGATTAAACGTCAGGAATGCACTGGCCCGCGTACAAACGGCAAAGAGAAAGTCAAACGACGCAGATATCAAAGCACCTATTTCGGGGATCGTTAACAAACGCTTTATAGAAAAAGGTTCTTTTGTATCTCCCGGAACTCAGCTGTTTGAAATAGTTGACCTTTCCAAGCTCAAGCTTAAAGTGACAGCAAATGAAACACAGGTTGTTAACCTTAAAGTTGGAGACAGGGTAAAAATCACTTCAAAAGTTTTTCCGGAAAAAGAGTTTACAGGTAAGATTAGTTTTATTGCTCCCAAAGCCGATAACAGTCTGAACTTCCCGGTAGAGATTGAAGTAAGCAATAATAGCGGAAACGAGTTGAAAGCAGGAATGTACGGAACTGCAGTATTTGATTTACCACAACAGCGTCCGGTTATTACAGTTCCAAGGACAGCATTTGCAGGAAGTGTGAACAGCAATAAGGTGTTTGTTCTTGATGGAAGTACAGCACGCTCCAGAAATGTAACTCCCGGAAGAATCGCAGGCGAACGTGTCGAAATCCTCGAAGGACTAAAAGAAGGTGAAACAGTTATAACCAGCGGGCAGGTTAATCTCACAGATGGGACTCAGGTACAAGCAGTGAAATAA
- a CDS encoding efflux RND transporter permease subunit: MKLAEISIKRPTIVVVLFTVLSLLGFISYRSLNYEMLPKFSPGVVSVTTTYPGASPTEVENTVTKKIEDAVSSMENIKKITATSYESLSSVVIQLNSGADVDLALNDAQRKVNAILSDLPDDAEAPSLNKFSLDDLPILTMSSTSNMDDAAFYDLMDNRIVPNISRVNGVAQVNIIGGREREIQVNIDENKLQGYGLSLTTVQQAIRSSNLDFPTGSIRTENRDILIRLAGKYGSVEELRNLVVSDKNNVQVRLRDIADVQDSQKDVEKIARVDRKAALALQVLKQTDANAVEVSEGVRNIITSLKTDYKNIDLNITIASDSSTYTLESADAVIHDLILAVILVAFVMLFFLHSLRNAAIVMVSIPASLIATFIGIKLFGFTLNLMSLLGLSLVVGILVDDAIVVLENIYRHMEMGKNRVRAAYDATKEIGFTVTSITLVIVVVFFPIAISTGLVSDILREFCVVVIIATLLSLLASFTIVPLLSSRFGKLEHIEGKNFFGKIILSFERRLDRFTAWITSLLTWSLGHKWIVLGGTVVLLFSSVALIGAGFIGTEFFPKSDRGEFIVQIEMPKDASIEQTNLATSKAEAILSRKPEVTRLITTVGQTSDGMGASLATAYKSEINVQLVDRKERTDPSDVYAARIKKELAPQLVGAKVKTTPVSILGSAERAPVEVVVRGSELDSVMKFANVVKSKLEKIDGATEVKLSVESGNPEIRVQVDRDKMSALGLSLQTVGATMQTAFSGNTDSKFRQGEYEYDINIRLDNFNRKSMDDVKNLTFINKDEQQIHLEQFATVTESSGPSQLERQDKSTKVSVQSQVVGRPSGTIFSELETQIKDLPRPAGVSFIFGGDMENQSEGFGTLGVALLMSIILVYLIMVALYDNYVYPFVVMFSIPLSVIGALLALALTNNSLNIFTILGLIMLIGLVAKNAIILVDFTNQQKAEGKSTREALIMANHARLRPILMTTIAMVIGMLPIAIAKGAGAEWKNGLAWVIMGGLTSSLFLTLIIVPVIYEAFDKILTYFGFNKHDDDIDVLMTEPYTGEIDDDEYEMMQYNK, translated from the coding sequence ATGAAATTAGCTGAAATATCGATAAAGAGACCCACCATTGTAGTAGTGCTGTTCACAGTACTTTCCCTGCTGGGGTTTATAAGCTACAGATCCCTTAACTACGAAATGTTACCGAAGTTTTCGCCGGGGGTGGTGTCGGTTACAACAACCTATCCGGGTGCTTCGCCAACAGAAGTAGAGAACACGGTCACAAAAAAAATCGAGGATGCCGTATCCTCGATGGAAAACATTAAGAAGATTACAGCTACCTCGTATGAGAGCCTGTCATCCGTAGTTATCCAGTTGAATAGTGGCGCAGATGTCGACCTCGCATTGAACGATGCACAGAGAAAAGTAAATGCAATTCTCTCTGATTTACCTGACGATGCAGAAGCACCATCACTAAACAAGTTTTCGCTCGACGATCTTCCCATTCTGACAATGTCGTCTACATCAAATATGGACGATGCTGCATTTTACGACCTGATGGATAACCGGATTGTACCTAACATCTCAAGGGTAAACGGCGTAGCTCAGGTAAATATCATTGGCGGTCGTGAGCGCGAAATCCAGGTGAATATTGACGAAAACAAACTGCAAGGTTACGGATTGTCACTCACTACAGTGCAGCAAGCTATTCGAAGCTCGAATCTTGACTTCCCTACCGGAAGTATCAGGACCGAAAACCGCGACATTCTTATTAGGCTGGCGGGGAAGTATGGAAGTGTCGAAGAACTGAGGAACCTGGTTGTTTCGGATAAGAACAACGTGCAAGTAAGACTTAGAGACATTGCCGATGTCCAGGATAGTCAAAAAGACGTCGAAAAGATCGCCAGGGTTGACCGTAAAGCAGCCCTTGCACTTCAGGTTTTAAAACAGACGGATGCTAATGCCGTAGAGGTGAGCGAAGGCGTACGCAACATAATAACAAGTCTGAAAACTGACTACAAAAACATCGACCTTAACATTACGATAGCGTCTGATAGTTCGACATACACCCTCGAATCGGCCGATGCTGTTATTCATGACTTGATATTGGCGGTAATTCTGGTGGCGTTTGTAATGCTTTTCTTCCTGCATAGTTTGCGTAATGCGGCCATTGTGATGGTATCGATCCCTGCTTCGCTGATTGCAACTTTTATAGGAATAAAACTCTTTGGATTTACGCTTAACCTGATGTCGTTACTGGGTCTTTCACTTGTAGTAGGTATCCTTGTCGACGATGCGATTGTTGTACTTGAAAACATTTACCGGCATATGGAGATGGGCAAGAACCGCGTACGCGCTGCCTATGATGCAACAAAAGAAATCGGATTTACAGTTACCTCCATCACACTGGTAATTGTGGTTGTTTTCTTCCCTATTGCTATCAGTACAGGTCTTGTTTCGGATATATTGCGGGAGTTTTGTGTGGTAGTCATCATTGCAACGTTACTTAGTTTACTTGCTTCCTTTACCATTGTACCGTTGCTGTCTTCGAGATTCGGAAAGCTTGAGCACATTGAAGGGAAGAATTTCTTTGGAAAGATTATCCTTTCATTTGAAAGACGCCTCGACAGGTTCACCGCCTGGATCACCAGCCTGCTTACATGGTCGCTGGGACATAAATGGATAGTACTGGGAGGAACGGTTGTTCTGCTCTTCTCCTCAGTTGCCCTTATTGGCGCCGGCTTTATCGGAACTGAATTTTTCCCAAAAAGTGACCGCGGAGAATTCATCGTGCAAATTGAAATGCCGAAAGATGCGTCTATTGAACAAACCAATCTGGCAACGAGTAAAGCCGAAGCTATTTTAAGCCGGAAGCCTGAAGTTACAAGACTGATCACAACTGTGGGTCAGACGAGTGATGGAATGGGGGCATCGTTAGCTACAGCATACAAGTCGGAGATAAATGTGCAGCTTGTCGATCGCAAAGAGAGAACCGACCCGTCCGACGTTTATGCTGCCCGAATAAAAAAAGAACTTGCACCTCAATTAGTGGGAGCAAAAGTTAAGACCACACCAGTGAGCATCCTCGGAAGTGCAGAACGAGCTCCTGTTGAAGTTGTAGTAAGGGGGAGTGAACTCGACAGCGTAATGAAGTTCGCCAATGTGGTAAAATCAAAGCTCGAGAAAATTGATGGAGCCACCGAAGTTAAGCTCTCTGTCGAAAGCGGAAATCCTGAAATAAGGGTACAAGTAGACAGGGATAAAATGTCGGCTCTCGGCTTAAGTCTTCAAACTGTCGGCGCTACCATGCAAACAGCATTTAGCGGAAACACCGACAGTAAGTTCAGGCAGGGAGAGTACGAATACGACATCAACATCCGGCTTGACAATTTTAATAGAAAGAGCATGGACGATGTTAAGAACCTCACGTTTATAAACAAAGACGAACAACAAATCCATCTCGAGCAGTTTGCTACGGTTACAGAAAGTTCGGGGCCAAGTCAGCTTGAACGCCAGGATAAAAGCACGAAGGTATCAGTGCAGTCGCAGGTGGTGGGGCGACCGTCAGGAACTATTTTCTCTGAACTTGAAACCCAGATTAAAGACCTGCCCAGGCCAGCCGGAGTTAGCTTTATCTTTGGCGGTGATATGGAAAACCAATCAGAAGGCTTTGGAACATTAGGTGTTGCCCTGCTGATGTCTATCATCTTGGTTTACCTTATTATGGTAGCCCTCTACGACAACTATGTATACCCATTTGTGGTGATGTTTTCTATCCCGCTATCGGTAATAGGGGCTTTGCTCGCCCTGGCACTCACAAATAACTCTCTGAATATATTCACCATTCTTGGTTTGATCATGCTTATTGGATTGGTTGCAAAGAACGCCATTATCCTTGTCGACTTTACAAATCAGCAGAAAGCGGAGGGTAAGAGTACAAGGGAAGCATTAATTATGGCCAACCACGCCCGGCTCCGCCCTATTCTGATGACAACCATTGCGATGGTTATCGGTATGCTTCCTATCGCAATTGCAAAAGGCGCAGGGGCAGAATGGAAAAATGGTTTGGCCTGGGTTATTATGGGGGGCCTTACCAGTTCCCTATTCCTCACACTCATTATCGTTCCGGTAATTTATGAAGCTTTTGATAAGATTCTTACTTACTTCGGGTTCAATAAGCACGACGACGATATAGATGTTCTGATGACGGAGCCCTATACTGGCGAGATCGACGACGACGAGTATGAAATGATGCAATATAATAAATAG